In Pseudanabaena galeata CCNP1313, one genomic interval encodes:
- a CDS encoding TVP38/TMEM64 family protein: MLIDKIISLRLGRSLIHLAPNLALAAIAFLLMASPALAQTTAPTAGFNPQELLRNALQWVESLGYVGGIAFIGIYIIATVAFLPGSILTLGAGVVFGVFLGSIYVFIGATIGAIAAFLVGRYLARGWIGKKIAGNQKFNAIDKAVAHEGFKIVLLTRLSPIFPFNLLNYAFGVTGVSLKDYALASVGMFPGTVMYVYIGSLAGDLARIGGENQPTDPIIQWIIRIVGFIATVAVTVYVTRIARKALDEKVTE, translated from the coding sequence ATGCTGATCGACAAAATTATATCGCTGAGATTAGGGCGATCGCTAATTCATTTAGCACCAAATTTAGCTCTAGCAGCGATCGCCTTTCTTTTGATGGCGAGTCCAGCTTTAGCCCAAACAACCGCCCCCACAGCAGGGTTTAATCCCCAAGAATTACTTCGTAATGCTTTGCAATGGGTAGAAAGCCTTGGCTATGTCGGTGGAATAGCCTTTATTGGGATTTACATCATCGCCACTGTTGCCTTTTTACCAGGTTCCATTCTCACATTGGGTGCAGGCGTGGTATTTGGAGTATTCCTTGGCTCAATCTATGTATTTATCGGTGCAACGATCGGCGCGATCGCCGCTTTTCTGGTCGGACGTTATCTCGCACGTGGCTGGATCGGCAAAAAAATTGCTGGTAATCAAAAATTTAATGCGATCGACAAGGCTGTAGCCCATGAAGGATTCAAGATTGTTTTATTAACTCGCCTTTCACCAATCTTCCCTTTCAATTTGCTCAATTATGCCTTTGGGGTCACGGGAGTCTCACTCAAAGACTATGCCTTAGCCTCCGTGGGGATGTTCCCTGGTACGGTGATGTACGTTTACATTGGCTCTCTAGCAGGTGATCTCGCCAGAATTGGCGGCGAGAATCAACCCACCGATCCCATAATTCAATGGATTATTCGCATTGTCGGTTTTATTGCTACGGTAGCTGTCACCGTATATGTTACCCGCATTGCCCGTAAAGCTCTAGATGAGAAAGTAACTGAATAA
- the purT gene encoding formate-dependent phosphoribosylglycinamide formyltransferase — protein sequence MAITLPKKIMLLGSGELGKEVVIAAQRLGNTVIAVDRYDNAPAMQVADNREVISMLDGESLEAVVKKHQPDLIVPEVEAIRTEKLLELEAQGYTVIPTAAATNFTMNRDRIRDLASSELGLRTARYAYANSLDELKTVAAEIGFPNVIKPVMSSSGKGQSVVQNANELEKAWDYAIAGGRGDTAKIIIEEFIDFEVEITLLTIRQWQGETLFCEAIGHRQERGDYQESWQPVGLTSVQVKQAQDIARKVTDKLGGAGLFGVEFFITKDEVIFSELSPRPHDTGMVTLISQNLNEFELHLRAILGLQLLSPSASAVILASETSANISFTGVEEALKIPNTEIRLFGKPDSRPYRRMGVALAKGKDAIESRQKATEAASKVKIVNYSNVSFA from the coding sequence ATGGCGATCACATTACCAAAAAAAATTATGCTTCTTGGCTCTGGAGAACTGGGTAAAGAGGTTGTTATTGCTGCCCAAAGACTGGGTAATACGGTGATTGCAGTCGATCGCTATGACAATGCTCCTGCGATGCAAGTAGCCGATAATCGAGAAGTGATTTCAATGTTAGATGGGGAGTCCCTTGAGGCTGTCGTAAAGAAACATCAGCCTGATTTAATCGTGCCAGAAGTGGAAGCAATCCGCACCGAGAAACTACTCGAACTGGAAGCTCAAGGTTATACCGTTATTCCCACTGCTGCCGCAACCAATTTCACTATGAACCGCGATCGCATTCGAGATTTGGCAAGTAGTGAATTGGGGCTACGAACTGCCAGATACGCTTATGCCAACAGCCTTGATGAACTAAAAACCGTTGCTGCCGAAATTGGTTTTCCAAATGTGATTAAACCTGTAATGTCTTCCTCTGGCAAAGGTCAATCCGTTGTGCAAAATGCAAATGAACTGGAGAAAGCTTGGGACTATGCTATCGCTGGAGGGCGAGGTGATACTGCTAAAATTATTATTGAGGAATTTATCGATTTTGAAGTCGAAATCACCCTGTTAACAATCCGTCAATGGCAGGGGGAGACACTATTTTGTGAAGCAATTGGGCATCGTCAGGAACGAGGCGATTATCAAGAATCATGGCAACCCGTCGGCTTAACGTCAGTTCAGGTTAAACAAGCTCAAGATATTGCCCGCAAGGTCACCGATAAGCTTGGCGGTGCAGGGCTTTTTGGAGTAGAGTTTTTTATCACCAAAGATGAAGTAATTTTCTCTGAACTGTCTCCCCGTCCCCACGACACGGGAATGGTTACCCTCATATCTCAAAACCTTAACGAATTTGAACTCCATCTACGCGCAATTTTAGGCTTACAATTGCTTAGCCCGTCGGCAAGTGCGGTCATTCTTGCCAGCGAAACTAGCGCTAACATTTCCTTTACAGGCGTTGAAGAAGCTCTTAAGATTCCTAACACAGAAATTCGTTTGTTTGGCAAGCCAGATTCTCGCCCCTACCGTCGCATGGGTGTTGCCTTGGCAAAGGGAAAAGATGCTATAGAATCTCGTCAAAAGGCAACAGAAGCTGCATCCAAAGTCAAAATCGTCAATTATAGCAATGTAAGTTTTGCTTAG
- a CDS encoding mercuric reductase, with product MSASDQHSLNEYESFIQPMDEYNQALLADVHPRDWVNPDPARCYDLVVIGAGTAGLVVAAGAAGLGLGLKVALIEKNLMGGDCLNVGCVPSKCVIRSARVISDILNGATFGIHARDIDIDFAAVMQRMRRIRASISHHDSVKRFHNLGIDVFLGAATFVDEKSVEVNGARLQFKKAVIATGARAARPQVAGLGETGYLTNETVFTLTERPKRLAVIGGGPIGCELAQAFHRLGCEVTLIHKNSHLLDREDTDAAEIVQTSLLNDGVTLVLGAKLESVEAKDYGKVISYQQNGESKTISIDEILVGTGRSPNVEGLNLEVVGVDYDKRRGVVVNDYLQTTNPHIYAAGDICSNFKFTHTADAAARIVIKNTLFSPFSLGRSKVSDLVVPWVTFTDPEIAHVGMYASEARAKGLETDEIKIPFTAVDRAIFDGETEGFVKILHQKGSDRILGGTIVARHAGEMIGEISLAIVAKQGLNTLSSVIHSYPTQADAIKKAADAYRKTLLTPRTQSFLKLLTKFS from the coding sequence ATGAGTGCTTCTGACCAACATAGCTTAAATGAATATGAATCATTCATTCAACCGATGGATGAATATAATCAAGCTCTTCTCGCGGATGTGCATCCACGCGATTGGGTCAATCCTGATCCTGCGAGGTGCTATGACTTAGTAGTAATTGGGGCAGGTACGGCTGGACTGGTGGTCGCCGCAGGAGCCGCAGGGCTAGGTTTAGGACTAAAAGTTGCGCTGATTGAAAAGAACCTCATGGGCGGGGATTGTCTGAATGTAGGCTGTGTCCCATCTAAATGTGTAATTCGTTCAGCAAGAGTAATATCAGATATTCTCAATGGTGCTACTTTTGGTATTCATGCTAGAGATATTGACATTGACTTTGCTGCGGTCATGCAAAGAATGCGACGTATAAGGGCTAGTATCAGTCACCATGACTCAGTGAAAAGATTCCATAACCTTGGAATTGACGTGTTTTTGGGAGCAGCTACATTTGTCGATGAGAAGTCTGTGGAGGTAAATGGAGCGCGATTACAATTTAAAAAAGCGGTAATTGCTACAGGTGCGCGAGCAGCACGCCCACAGGTTGCAGGCTTAGGCGAGACAGGATATCTCACCAATGAAACTGTATTTACGCTTACCGAACGCCCCAAACGTTTGGCGGTGATTGGTGGTGGGCCAATTGGCTGTGAACTCGCTCAAGCTTTCCATCGCTTGGGTTGTGAAGTGACTTTAATTCACAAAAACAGTCATCTCCTTGATCGCGAAGATACAGATGCTGCTGAAATCGTTCAAACCAGTTTATTGAATGACGGAGTCACGCTGGTTTTAGGAGCAAAATTAGAATCCGTTGAAGCCAAAGATTATGGCAAAGTCATCAGCTATCAGCAAAATGGAGAGTCTAAGACCATATCAATTGATGAGATTTTGGTTGGAACTGGGCGATCGCCAAATGTGGAAGGATTAAATCTAGAGGTGGTGGGCGTAGATTACGACAAGCGCCGTGGGGTCGTAGTCAATGATTATCTGCAAACCACTAATCCCCACATCTATGCCGCAGGTGATATCTGCTCAAATTTCAAGTTTACGCATACTGCCGATGCCGCCGCCCGCATCGTGATCAAAAATACGCTATTCTCTCCCTTTAGCTTAGGACGTAGCAAAGTTAGTGATTTGGTGGTGCCTTGGGTGACCTTTACCGATCCTGAAATTGCCCATGTGGGAATGTATGCTAGTGAGGCTCGTGCCAAAGGACTGGAAACCGATGAGATTAAGATTCCCTTTACTGCTGTCGATCGCGCTATCTTTGATGGTGAAACGGAGGGCTTTGTGAAGATCTTGCATCAAAAAGGTAGCGATCGCATTCTTGGCGGCACGATTGTCGCCCGTCATGCTGGCGAAATGATTGGCGAAATTAGTTTAGCGATCGTCGCCAAACAGGGCTTAAATACTCTATCCAGTGTGATTCATTCCTATCCCACCCAAGCCGATGCGATCAAAAAAGCCGCCGATGCCTATCGTAAAACTCTACTTACTCCCCGCACCCAGTCATTCTTAAAGTTATTAACTAAGTTCAGTTAA
- a CDS encoding glycosyltransferase, translated as MLSLNRQAIALISDHADPAAEIGSEEAGGQNVYVRHVGETLAALGWQVDMFTRKSHPDTDAIVQHSPHCRTIRLKAGMESHIPRDRLFELMPEFLNSFQAFQKIQGINYPLVHTNYWLSAWVGMELQKTSGIQLVHTYHSLAAVKYQSLVEIPQVANTRLRIEREILEQANCVVATSPQEQETLRSLVSTRGQIEVIPCGTDITKFHPSSQAHARAKLKLDNCEKVVLYVGRFDERKGIETLVRAFAILKSHDLKNLKLIIVGGSSINMSDGAERNRIENLIDELGLRDSTVFAGRIGHDILPLYYTAADVCVIPSHYEPFGLVAIEAMACGVPVVASNVGGLKFTIIHEETGLLVEPKNNEDFANSIHRILFDELWVRKMRKQSSANVNQHYSWTGVTIQLSELYRHVLARSIMHEQAWSYKMPSMNRSAYSRTVDTALLQ; from the coding sequence ATGTTAAGTTTGAATAGACAGGCGATCGCTCTTATTTCTGATCATGCCGATCCTGCGGCAGAAATTGGCTCAGAAGAAGCTGGGGGACAAAATGTATACGTGCGTCATGTGGGTGAAACCCTTGCTGCTTTGGGTTGGCAAGTGGATATGTTTACGCGTAAGAGCCATCCTGATACTGATGCGATCGTGCAGCATTCGCCCCATTGTCGAACGATTCGGCTCAAAGCAGGTATGGAGTCGCATATTCCCAGAGATCGACTGTTTGAACTTATGCCAGAATTTTTGAATTCATTTCAAGCATTCCAAAAGATTCAGGGAATAAATTATCCTTTAGTTCATACAAATTATTGGCTATCAGCTTGGGTTGGCATGGAATTACAGAAAACCAGTGGAATCCAGTTGGTACATACTTATCATTCCTTAGCAGCCGTAAAATATCAATCTTTAGTAGAAATCCCTCAAGTTGCCAACACCCGTTTAAGGATTGAGCGTGAGATTTTAGAACAGGCTAATTGTGTCGTAGCAACTAGTCCTCAGGAGCAGGAGACTTTACGATCGCTGGTTTCAACTCGCGGTCAAATCGAAGTTATTCCCTGTGGAACTGATATAACCAAATTTCACCCCTCATCACAGGCCCATGCTCGCGCTAAGTTGAAGTTAGATAACTGCGAAAAAGTTGTTCTCTATGTTGGTAGATTTGATGAGAGAAAAGGGATTGAGACTTTAGTACGCGCCTTTGCCATCCTCAAAAGTCATGATCTGAAAAATCTCAAGTTGATCATTGTCGGCGGTAGCTCGATCAATATGTCTGATGGTGCTGAAAGAAATAGAATTGAAAACCTTATAGATGAACTGGGGCTTAGGGATTCTACCGTTTTTGCAGGTAGGATTGGACATGATATTTTACCGCTTTATTATACTGCGGCTGATGTGTGCGTAATTCCTAGTCATTATGAACCTTTCGGACTAGTTGCGATCGAGGCTATGGCTTGTGGTGTACCTGTGGTCGCATCTAATGTCGGTGGATTGAAATTTACCATCATTCATGAAGAAACAGGATTATTAGTTGAGCCGAAGAATAATGAAGATTTTGCTAATAGTATTCATCGAATTCTCTTTGATGAATTATGGGTTAGAAAAATGCGGAAGCAGTCTTCAGCGAATGTGAATCAGCACTATAGTTGGACAGGTGTGACGATCCAACTGAGTGAACTCTATCGTCACGTATTAGCGCGATCAATTATGCATGAGCAGGCTTGGAGTTACAAGATGCCAAGCATGAATAGATCGGCATACAGTAGAACTGTAGATACTGCCTTACTTCAATAA
- a CDS encoding amylo-alpha-1,6-glucosidase — MPDTTPPPAIIEPNTIEVGGRTYIPIDRNLISPWVCVIGEHPIATLTLKDDDLFLITDTLGNISDLSCRLGGIEDSMGLFCRDTRFLSRLELQIEGRSPISFSSTARKGFAMTVLCANPEIDNKKGGQIKAETIDIHREIVIKGGFFEQTQVTNYNTHPVSFTLSLSLDADFLDLFEVRGSKREKRGNFLRYLPNQDQKSTEILPKEIVLAYEGLDGSLMESRIQFNSFQPQEIQDYTAIWHFDLAAHESRTIGYCIHLFTNNCPTSIVSAPETFTQAKTEELLEETLWTEQITKIQVDNKSLNHVIDRAVQDIYLLRQTSEKYNFLSAGVPWFSTLFGRDSIISASQTLVLDPTIARDTLTLLAYFQGKVDNEWQDEQKGKILHEIRLGEMARCHEVPHTPYYGTVDATPLWLMLYAEYYAWTADRATLEQLWPNALSAMAWIDRNCQETGYLHYYRSSGKGLLNQGWKDSENCIVNSKGEIAEGAIALCEVQGYVYAAKIRMSELAEKRQLFDLAELWRSQARELKLRFNQDFWMPDQDYCAIALDGAGKQVDSIASNAGHCLNLGIFDYEKALSVAARLNAPDMFNGWGIRTLSSLSPAYNPMGYHIGSVWPHDNSLIAIGMRSHSLVKQSLRIAQGLIDMTIAQPYHRPPELLCGYEHDGFSFPVQYPVACSPQAWATGSIFQLIGIMVNFVPDAPNNQLRIIDPCLLNSINRLSIQNLRIGQTLLDLEFERSGDTTACRVNKKRGNVRVIIEA; from the coding sequence ATGCCCGACACCACTCCACCACCAGCCATAATTGAACCCAACACTATTGAAGTCGGAGGAAGGACATATATTCCTATTGATAGAAATCTGATTTCTCCTTGGGTTTGTGTCATTGGCGAGCATCCGATCGCCACCTTAACCTTAAAAGATGATGATTTATTTCTGATTACAGACACACTAGGCAATATTTCAGATCTGAGCTGTCGCCTTGGCGGTATTGAAGACAGCATGGGATTATTTTGTCGTGACACTAGATTTCTGAGTCGGCTAGAGTTACAAATTGAGGGGCGATCGCCTATTTCATTTAGCAGTACAGCGCGTAAGGGCTTTGCGATGACTGTTTTATGTGCAAATCCCGAAATCGATAATAAAAAGGGAGGTCAAATCAAGGCAGAAACCATTGATATCCATCGAGAAATTGTGATAAAAGGTGGTTTTTTTGAGCAGACACAAGTAACTAACTACAATACTCATCCAGTGAGCTTTACACTCAGCTTAAGCTTAGATGCTGATTTTCTAGACCTATTTGAAGTGAGGGGAAGTAAGCGCGAAAAAAGGGGTAATTTTCTTCGCTATCTACCAAATCAAGATCAGAAATCGACGGAAATATTGCCTAAGGAAATTGTACTTGCCTATGAAGGATTAGATGGTTCTTTGATGGAATCACGAATTCAATTTAATTCTTTTCAGCCCCAAGAAATTCAAGACTATACCGCTATTTGGCATTTCGATTTAGCAGCCCATGAATCGAGAACCATCGGCTATTGTATCCATTTATTTACAAATAATTGTCCAACCTCAATCGTTAGCGCACCTGAAACCTTTACACAGGCAAAAACAGAGGAACTATTAGAAGAGACACTTTGGACAGAACAAATTACGAAGATTCAAGTTGATAATAAATCCTTAAATCATGTCATTGATCGCGCTGTGCAGGATATTTATTTGCTCAGACAGACATCAGAAAAGTATAACTTTCTCTCGGCAGGAGTGCCTTGGTTTTCGACTTTATTTGGGAGAGATTCGATCATTTCGGCTTCGCAAACTTTGGTTTTAGATCCCACGATTGCCCGTGATACTCTCACCCTCTTAGCTTACTTCCAAGGTAAAGTTGACAATGAATGGCAAGATGAACAGAAGGGGAAAATTCTCCACGAAATCAGGCTAGGAGAAATGGCGCGTTGTCACGAAGTTCCCCATACTCCCTATTATGGAACCGTGGATGCAACTCCCCTTTGGTTAATGCTCTATGCCGAATATTATGCGTGGACTGCCGATCGCGCTACTTTAGAGCAACTATGGCCCAATGCCCTCTCGGCGATGGCATGGATTGATCGTAACTGCCAAGAAACGGGATATCTCCATTATTATCGCTCTTCGGGAAAAGGTTTGCTCAATCAGGGCTGGAAAGATTCCGAAAATTGCATTGTCAATAGCAAAGGAGAAATTGCCGAAGGAGCGATCGCGCTCTGTGAAGTACAGGGCTACGTCTATGCTGCCAAAATCCGCATGAGTGAATTAGCCGAAAAAAGACAATTATTCGATCTTGCCGAACTTTGGCGATCGCAGGCAAGAGAATTGAAATTGCGGTTCAATCAAGATTTTTGGATGCCCGATCAAGACTATTGCGCGATCGCCTTAGATGGTGCAGGTAAGCAGGTGGATAGTATTGCTTCTAATGCTGGACATTGCTTAAATTTAGGTATTTTTGATTACGAAAAGGCTCTAAGTGTAGCTGCCCGTTTAAATGCGCCTGATATGTTCAACGGCTGGGGGATTCGGACTCTGAGCAGTCTATCTCCCGCCTATAATCCCATGGGATATCACATTGGTTCCGTCTGGCCCCATGACAATAGCTTGATTGCGATCGGTATGCGATCACATAGTCTCGTCAAACAATCCTTGAGAATCGCGCAAGGCTTAATCGACATGACGATCGCTCAGCCCTATCATCGTCCTCCAGAATTATTGTGTGGCTACGAGCATGATGGCTTTAGCTTCCCTGTACAATATCCTGTCGCCTGCTCACCACAAGCTTGGGCAACAGGAAGTATATTCCAGTTAATCGGAATCATGGTTAATTTTGTACCCGATGCCCCTAATAATCAATTGCGAATTATCGATCCCTGCTTACTCAATTCCATTAATCGTCTATCCATTCAAAACCTACGCATTGGACAAACGTTACTAGATCTAGAGTTTGAGCGATCGGGTGATACCACTGCTTGTCGAGTCAATAAAAAACGCGGCAATGTCCGTGTCATTATCGAGGCTTAG
- the arsS gene encoding arsenosugar biosynthesis radical SAM (seleno)protein ArsS (Some members of this family are selenoproteins.), whose protein sequence is MSPTATTSLNQRHAALSSPQNQIELLESLDLEHLPAQGDFASTISKNGWQQLTPSKLEIFQINIGKLCNMTCRHCHVDAGPDRRENMDRQTIDDCLKALDQTEAHTVDITGGAPELNPHFRYLVEQCVVRGKHVIDRCNLTVLLLPTMQDLPKWLAEHRVEVVCSLPHFRQPNTDKQRGDGTFEQSIEALHRLNAVGYGKGDPHLKLTLVSNPADATLSCNQAALLEQMWKQGLSENHGITFDRLIAINNMPISRHLEWLEQSGNLSAYMELLVNSYNPDTVSGLMCRNTISVSWDGRLFDCDFNQMLDLEIQLDSQMGDRQYLHIRDFNPQLLADRQIITGRHCFGCTAGKGSSCSGAIA, encoded by the coding sequence ATGTCCCCCACCGCAACTACTTCTCTAAACCAACGTCACGCTGCTTTATCTAGTCCCCAAAATCAAATTGAACTATTAGAATCCCTTGACCTTGAACACTTGCCAGCGCAAGGTGATTTTGCCTCAACTATTAGTAAAAATGGTTGGCAACAACTAACTCCATCCAAGTTAGAAATCTTCCAAATCAATATTGGTAAACTTTGCAATATGACCTGTCGGCACTGTCATGTTGATGCGGGGCCCGATCGCCGCGAAAATATGGATCGCCAAACTATTGATGACTGCCTCAAGGCCCTCGATCAGACGGAAGCCCATACTGTCGATATTACAGGTGGCGCTCCTGAATTAAATCCCCATTTTCGCTATTTGGTTGAGCAATGTGTCGTGCGTGGTAAGCATGTAATCGATCGCTGCAATCTCACTGTGCTGCTTCTTCCTACGATGCAGGATTTACCAAAATGGCTTGCCGAACATAGAGTAGAAGTTGTTTGCTCTCTTCCCCATTTTCGTCAGCCAAATACCGATAAACAGCGAGGTGATGGCACTTTTGAGCAGTCTATAGAAGCTCTGCATCGCCTAAATGCAGTGGGTTATGGCAAAGGTGATCCGCATCTCAAACTAACTCTAGTCAGCAATCCTGCCGATGCTACCCTATCTTGCAATCAAGCGGCGTTACTAGAGCAGATGTGGAAGCAAGGTTTAAGCGAAAATCATGGAATTACCTTCGATCGCCTAATTGCGATTAACAATATGCCAATTTCTCGTCATCTGGAATGGCTAGAGCAGTCTGGTAATTTGTCAGCTTATATGGAACTGCTAGTCAATTCCTATAACCCTGACACCGTATCAGGTTTAATGTGTCGAAATACGATTTCTGTATCTTGGGATGGGAGATTATTTGATTGCGACTTCAATCAGATGTTGGATTTAGAAATTCAATTAGATAGTCAAATGGGCGATCGCCAATATTTGCATATCCGTGATTTTAATCCTCAATTATTAGCCGATCGCCAAATCATCACGGGTCGTCATTGTTTTGGGTGTACCGCAGGCAAGGGTAGTTCTTGTAGTGGTGCGATCGCTTAA
- the arsM gene encoding arsenosugar biosynthesis arsenite methyltransferase ArsM, which produces MTYLETTAKFYAEAAQTPQVGLCCISTPPLQYPDLKIPEIIQQMNYGCGTTIQPTELTGSPTVLYIGVGGGLEALQFAYFCRRPSAVIAVDPVAEMRDAATRNLQLAAKENTWFDASFVKILDGDAFNLPVPDASVDVVAQNCLFNIFEPDDLQRALKEVYRVLKPKGRLIMSDPIATRPIPSHLQADQRLRAMCLSGAMTYAEYTQQLVDAGFGQVEIRARRPYRLLDTQTFQLDAPLLLESLDSVSFKVPIAQDGACIFTGRTAIYNGTEEILDDRAGHVLLRGNPVAVCDKTAKNLANKFPQEVMITDSTWHYNGGGCC; this is translated from the coding sequence ATGACCTATCTCGAAACCACTGCTAAATTTTACGCCGAAGCCGCCCAAACCCCTCAAGTTGGTCTGTGCTGTATCAGTACCCCACCCTTACAATATCCCGATCTGAAAATTCCCGAAATTATTCAACAAATGAACTATGGCTGTGGTACAACCATTCAGCCAACGGAATTAACAGGATCACCAACGGTTCTCTATATTGGGGTCGGTGGTGGTTTAGAAGCATTGCAATTTGCCTATTTCTGTCGTCGTCCATCGGCGGTGATTGCTGTCGATCCTGTCGCCGAGATGCGCGATGCGGCTACTCGCAATCTCCAACTCGCAGCAAAAGAAAATACTTGGTTTGATGCCAGCTTTGTCAAAATCCTTGACGGTGATGCGTTTAACTTGCCTGTCCCCGATGCTTCTGTGGATGTAGTTGCTCAGAATTGCCTATTTAATATCTTTGAACCTGACGATTTGCAACGCGCTCTTAAGGAAGTCTATCGTGTTCTCAAACCCAAAGGGCGATTAATCATGAGTGACCCGATCGCCACTCGCCCCATCCCTAGCCATTTGCAAGCCGATCAGCGTCTGCGAGCGATGTGTCTCTCTGGAGCGATGACCTATGCGGAATATACCCAACAGCTTGTTGATGCAGGCTTTGGACAGGTGGAAATTCGCGCCCGTCGTCCCTATCGCCTGCTTGATACGCAAACATTTCAATTAGATGCACCACTATTACTGGAGAGTTTAGATTCTGTATCTTTTAAAGTTCCCATCGCTCAAGATGGCGCTTGCATCTTTACGGGTAGAACTGCCATTTATAATGGAACTGAAGAGATTTTAGACGATCGCGCTGGGCATGTTTTGTTGCGCGGCAATCCCGTCGCTGTCTGTGATAAAACCGCCAAAAATCTTGCTAATAAGTTCCCGCAAGAAGTAATGATCACTGATTCTACTTGGCATTACAACGGTGGTGGCTGTTGTTAA
- a CDS encoding GIN domain-containing protein gives MTTFSTISFKSVGKLKIQQTGKESLTIIADENILPILQSQISDQILYISNENNSSINPSKPIEFIVEVKNLENLETKAVGSIEVKDIQGKRLSISLDGVGNVAIAGNVDVLDLDLSGVGSFNGEELKARQATVRNKGVGSALVNVSEQLDASVSGIGSIEYIGSPQVSKSVKGLGEIKKRI, from the coding sequence GTGACTACATTTTCAACTATCTCTTTTAAATCTGTTGGCAAACTCAAAATTCAGCAGACGGGTAAAGAATCTCTCACAATTATTGCTGATGAAAATATTTTGCCAATTCTACAGAGTCAAATATCCGATCAAATCTTGTACATCAGTAATGAGAATAATTCAAGTATTAATCCTAGTAAGCCGATTGAGTTTATTGTCGAGGTGAAGAATTTAGAGAATTTGGAGACAAAAGCAGTTGGGAGTATTGAAGTTAAGGATATTCAAGGCAAAAGATTGTCGATTTCCCTTGATGGTGTGGGTAATGTAGCGATCGCAGGAAATGTGGATGTATTAGATCTCGATCTTTCTGGTGTTGGCAGCTTTAATGGTGAAGAGTTAAAAGCTAGACAGGCTACAGTTCGTAATAAAGGCGTAGGTAGTGCATTAGTTAATGTGAGTGAACAGTTAGATGCATCTGTATCAGGAATAGGATCAATAGAATATATTGGTTCTCCTCAAGTTTCCAAATCTGTAAAAGGGCTGGGGGAAATTAAGAAAAGAATTTGA